A region of Jonquetella anthropi DSM 22815 DNA encodes the following proteins:
- a CDS encoding nucleoside recognition domain-containing protein, which produces MNKAAQDFRSAIADTRFAPLVATDEGMEELIDAMDRTKRAIFAGVAKSNLVNYLPSSTHFADLYDVSKSKDPDVRKVNKEWRAFLAARGRARKRLSDDVLNRSVLGRIGQFLEPVTKYAGFNWKVNVSLLSALAAKESTVATLGLLYKPADESPNGSIAHGLQSEDGYTPLHALALMIFMALYPPCLATLVMVKVEAGSWRWVGLSLLFPTVLGLLFGSLIFSGGRALGLNGPQMVIVFSVFVAICTVVLGMIKPKNQLLELRKDSPEPAAGD; this is translated from the coding sequence GTGAACAAGGCGGCTCAAGACTTTCGGAGCGCCATCGCGGACACCCGGTTCGCGCCGCTGGTCGCCACCGACGAGGGCATGGAAGAGCTGATCGACGCCATGGACCGCACCAAGCGGGCTATTTTCGCCGGCGTCGCGAAGAGCAATTTGGTGAACTATCTGCCGTCGTCCACGCACTTCGCCGACCTGTACGACGTCTCGAAGAGCAAAGACCCGGACGTCCGCAAGGTCAACAAAGAGTGGCGGGCGTTTTTAGCCGCCCGCGGCCGGGCGAGAAAGCGCCTGTCTGACGACGTGCTTAATCGAAGCGTTCTGGGCCGAATCGGCCAGTTCTTGGAGCCGGTGACCAAGTACGCCGGGTTCAACTGGAAGGTCAACGTGTCGCTGCTGTCCGCCTTGGCAGCCAAGGAAAGCACCGTCGCGACGCTGGGACTGCTGTACAAGCCCGCCGACGAATCGCCGAACGGCAGCATCGCCCACGGACTTCAGAGCGAGGACGGCTACACGCCGCTTCACGCTCTGGCTCTGATGATCTTCATGGCCCTCTATCCGCCCTGTCTGGCGACGCTCGTCATGGTTAAGGTCGAGGCGGGGTCGTGGCGGTGGGTCGGCCTGTCGCTTCTGTTCCCAACCGTTCTTGGCCTGCTGTTCGGTTCGCTGATTTTCAGCGGCGGCCGGGCGTTGGGCCTCAACGGCCCCCAGATGGTGATCGTCTTCTCGGTCTTTGTCGCCATCTGTACGGTTGTTTTAGGAATGATCAAGCCCAAGAATCAGCTGCTTGAACTTCGGAAGGACTCGCCCGAACCGGCGGCGGGAGACTGA
- a CDS encoding transporter substrate-binding domain-containing protein: MKKLICTAALLAALAGGAFAAPVLKVGTESTYPPYEFIGPSGKLEGFDVELAEAVAAKLGMEVQWQDMAFDALIPALLTKKIDMIAAGMSATEERAKRVAFSIPYEESVSAFITRPDGPKSIEELKGKIVTVQLGTIQDTFADSMEGVTVKKFQKYDDCVREVVLGRADASLMDVPVAKDYVKSEQFGGKIALFEQKISTGDKALAMSKDAPELKEKVDAALKAMEADGFLQALKDKWFK; the protein is encoded by the coding sequence ATGAAAAAACTGATTTGTACCGCAGCGCTTCTGGCGGCTTTGGCGGGCGGGGCATTCGCCGCGCCGGTTCTGAAAGTGGGGACGGAAAGCACCTACCCGCCCTACGAGTTTATCGGTCCGTCGGGAAAACTGGAGGGTTTTGACGTCGAACTGGCAGAAGCGGTCGCCGCCAAGCTGGGAATGGAAGTTCAGTGGCAGGACATGGCCTTCGACGCGCTGATTCCAGCCCTGCTGACGAAAAAGATTGACATGATCGCGGCGGGCATGAGCGCCACAGAGGAGCGGGCCAAGCGGGTGGCGTTTTCGATTCCCTACGAGGAGTCGGTCAGCGCCTTCATCACCCGGCCTGACGGGCCGAAGAGCATTGAAGAGCTGAAGGGGAAAATCGTCACAGTTCAGCTGGGAACGATTCAGGACACCTTCGCCGACTCGATGGAAGGCGTGACGGTGAAGAAGTTCCAGAAGTACGACGACTGCGTGAGGGAAGTGGTCCTCGGCCGGGCCGACGCCTCGCTGATGGACGTGCCAGTCGCCAAGGACTACGTGAAAAGCGAGCAGTTCGGCGGCAAGATCGCCCTGTTCGAGCAGAAGATCTCCACTGGCGACAAGGCGCTGGCCATGTCCAAGGACGCGCCCGAGCTGAAGGAAAAGGTCGACGCCGCCCTGAAAGCCATGGAAGCCGACGGGTTTCTGCAGGCCCTGAAGGACAAGTGGTTCAAGTAA
- the ybaK gene encoding Cys-tRNA(Pro) deacylase — MAQEMTNAVRMAQKAGVSVEVVTYPVDESDLSAVHASSVLGIELNRVYKTLALLGDGRKANLVVASIPADCEVDLKALARAAGYGRVEMVPLKDLFSLTGYQRGGCSPLGIKRAHQFFLDERALALPTIAVSAGRRGVQMIIAPSDLLKLTGGRAAPVAKEAEGAER, encoded by the coding sequence ATGGCTCAGGAGATGACGAACGCCGTTCGTATGGCTCAAAAGGCCGGCGTTTCGGTGGAAGTCGTGACGTATCCGGTGGACGAGAGCGACTTGAGCGCTGTTCACGCGTCCAGCGTCCTGGGCATTGAGCTGAATCGGGTGTACAAGACGCTGGCTCTGTTGGGAGACGGTCGGAAGGCGAATCTGGTCGTGGCGTCCATACCGGCGGACTGCGAGGTGGACTTGAAGGCGCTGGCTCGGGCGGCCGGGTACGGCCGAGTCGAGATGGTCCCGCTCAAGGACCTGTTCAGCCTGACCGGGTACCAGCGGGGCGGCTGTTCGCCGCTGGGAATCAAGCGGGCACACCAGTTCTTCTTGGACGAGCGGGCGCTCGCTTTGCCGACGATCGCCGTGAGCGCGGGCCGTCGGGGCGTTCAGATGATCATCGCGCCAAGCGACCTGCTGAAACTGACCGGCGGCAGGGCGGCGCCGGTCGCGAAGGAAGCGGAAGGCGCGGAGAGATGA
- a CDS encoding 6-pyruvoyl trahydropterin synthase family protein, giving the protein MRSITKVSIQYAHRFLDYEGEAQYLHGHSGLLTIEVEGDVDKRTGFVYPCNSMKRIAWDYLKAFDHALIMQENDPLLPAILKVYEEQGIRNGAETNRTLGVAFDTPLAKSYPECRLVVVKKVATCENLIEIFYNLMKDQMNIKKMTFASGDNSASMDF; this is encoded by the coding sequence ATGCGTTCAATCACGAAAGTCAGCATTCAGTACGCTCACCGTTTCTTGGACTATGAGGGCGAAGCTCAGTACCTGCACGGCCATTCGGGACTTTTGACCATCGAGGTTGAAGGGGACGTGGACAAGAGAACGGGTTTTGTGTATCCCTGCAACAGCATGAAGCGCATCGCGTGGGATTACCTGAAAGCGTTTGATCACGCCCTGATCATGCAAGAAAACGATCCGCTTCTGCCGGCCATTCTCAAGGTGTACGAGGAGCAGGGCATCAGAAACGGCGCTGAGACGAACAGGACGCTCGGGGTCGCGTTTGACACGCCGCTGGCCAAGTCCTACCCGGAGTGCCGCCTCGTGGTGGTCAAGAAAGTGGCTACCTGCGAGAACCTGATCGAGATCTTCTACAACCTGATGAAAGACCAGATGAACATCAAGAAGATGACCTTCGCTTCCGGCGACAACAGCGCGTCGATGGACTTCTAG
- the feoB gene encoding ferrous iron transport protein B: MICIGLVGQPNCGKSTLFNMLTGARQHVANYPGVTVDVKRGAFKLDGETYQVIDLPGVYSMTSYSLEETVTRDSVLSGEADFVVNVLDSSNLKQGLYLTVQLIEMGVPLILALNMADVAEGRGLKIDAGKLSELLGVPAVRTVGNKLRGKAELLEAIKAKSWKKSDMKPLDYGDLSEAVEELTKAIEGVSGLAFPPRWGAVKLLENDSQVEDILKATPAGPGILEAAEKHKKKFFEEIGDTSAAEVGLRRHTAVSAVLNQIQSKSRIGPSMTDRADRIVVHRVFGPIILLGVFYLLYYLSINRGYKLTEYFGPVLRRIELYATMILPKGGLLTDGLLRDLGMSVVIALNAVLNYVPIFLVLFACIAVLEDLGYMPRIAFILDRALRRFGLQGQSTLPLILGGVFVGGCAVPGVMATRVIADEKARLATILVVPMMNCLAKVPLYSLLIGAFFADISASMMVFISTITLFMALCAAKVLTMTVLKNKPSAPFIMELPPYHIPTLRGVVLRSVERTLIFVKKIGTIVAAVTVGIFFLTRFPGAQEDVV, translated from the coding sequence TTGATATGCATCGGCTTAGTCGGACAGCCTAACTGCGGTAAATCGACGCTGTTCAACATGCTGACCGGCGCGCGGCAGCATGTGGCGAACTACCCTGGCGTGACTGTGGACGTGAAGAGGGGCGCGTTCAAGTTGGACGGGGAGACCTATCAGGTTATCGACCTGCCGGGCGTGTACAGCATGACGTCCTACTCGCTGGAAGAGACGGTTACCCGCGACAGCGTGCTGAGCGGCGAAGCTGACTTCGTCGTCAACGTGCTCGACAGCTCCAACCTGAAACAGGGGCTGTACCTGACGGTTCAGCTCATCGAAATGGGCGTGCCGCTCATTCTGGCTCTGAACATGGCCGACGTGGCCGAAGGCCGGGGGCTGAAGATCGACGCCGGCAAACTGTCCGAGCTGCTGGGCGTCCCGGCCGTGAGAACGGTGGGAAACAAGCTCAGGGGCAAGGCCGAACTTCTGGAAGCGATCAAGGCCAAAAGCTGGAAGAAGTCGGACATGAAGCCGCTGGACTACGGCGACTTGTCCGAGGCCGTGGAAGAGCTGACCAAGGCGATAGAAGGCGTTTCGGGCCTAGCGTTCCCGCCCCGCTGGGGAGCGGTCAAACTTCTCGAGAACGACTCCCAAGTGGAGGACATCCTGAAGGCGACGCCCGCCGGGCCGGGGATTCTTGAGGCGGCGGAGAAGCACAAGAAAAAGTTTTTTGAAGAAATCGGCGACACTTCGGCGGCGGAAGTCGGCCTGAGGCGGCACACCGCCGTTTCGGCCGTGCTGAATCAGATTCAGTCCAAGAGCCGAATCGGGCCGTCGATGACCGACCGAGCGGACAGGATTGTGGTTCACCGGGTCTTCGGGCCGATTATCCTGCTCGGCGTGTTCTACCTGCTGTATTACTTGTCCATCAACCGGGGCTACAAGCTTACCGAGTACTTTGGGCCGGTCCTGCGGCGGATCGAGCTGTACGCCACAATGATCCTTCCCAAGGGCGGCCTTTTGACCGACGGACTCCTGAGGGATTTGGGCATGAGCGTCGTCATCGCCTTGAACGCGGTGCTGAACTACGTGCCGATCTTCCTCGTGCTTTTTGCCTGCATCGCCGTCTTGGAAGACTTGGGCTATATGCCCCGAATCGCGTTCATTCTCGACCGGGCGCTTCGCCGGTTTGGCCTGCAGGGCCAGTCGACCCTGCCGCTGATTCTGGGCGGCGTCTTCGTCGGCGGCTGCGCGGTTCCCGGCGTCATGGCGACCCGGGTCATCGCCGACGAAAAAGCCCGGCTGGCCACGATTCTCGTCGTGCCGATGATGAACTGTCTGGCCAAGGTGCCCCTGTACTCGCTGCTGATCGGCGCGTTCTTCGCCGATATTTCCGCGTCGATGATGGTGTTTATCTCCACGATCACCCTGTTCATGGCGCTGTGCGCGGCCAAAGTGCTCACCATGACGGTGCTGAAGAACAAGCCGTCGGCGCCGTTCATCATGGAGTTGCCGCCGTACCACATCCCGACCCTTCGGGGGGTCGTCCTTCGGTCGGTCGAGCGGACGCTGATTTTCGTCAAAAAGATCGGCACGATCGTCGCGGCTGTGACCGTGGGCATATTCTTTCTGACCCGGTTCCCCGGCGCGCAGGAAGACGTCGTTTAG
- a CDS encoding Fur family transcriptional regulator, with protein sequence MPAYAKMILDLVNRPDHHYTAEGIFLELKKENPKIVLATVYNNLKSLCDQKLIRKVSVEGQPDRYDRIVRHDHLVCRRCGRLSDIKLSDLTESLRRQTGIIDLTYDLRINYLCPRCRAAQTGESSDGEA encoded by the coding sequence ATGCCAGCCTACGCGAAGATGATTTTGGACTTAGTCAACAGGCCGGATCACCATTACACGGCGGAGGGGATTTTTCTGGAGCTGAAGAAGGAAAATCCCAAAATCGTTCTGGCGACGGTGTACAACAACCTGAAATCGCTGTGCGATCAAAAGCTGATCCGAAAGGTCTCGGTTGAGGGGCAGCCGGACCGGTACGACCGGATCGTCCGGCACGACCATTTGGTCTGCCGGCGGTGCGGCCGGCTTTCGGACATCAAGCTGTCGGATCTGACCGAGTCCCTGCGCCGGCAGACCGGCATCATCGACCTGACCTACGACCTGAGGATCAATTACCTGTGCCCGCGCTGCCGGGCGGCACAAACTGGGGAGTCTTCTGACGGCGAAGCCTAA
- a CDS encoding MATE family efflux transporter, giving the protein MARNDLSRLGTAPLGKLLREFGAPAVVSLVVNSVYNIVDQIFIGWGVGYLGNAATNVSFPLVAITMALALLLGNGSCSNFSLSLGRRQPEEAAFFVGNSLAVESVLGSVLAVFSWVFLTPMLKLFGATPTVLPYAQSYGAICLIGTPFVMVTLGLVNLIRADGSPRWAMWSSLTGALLNVALDPIFIFDWGLGMGVAGAAAATVISQMVSFFMTVAYAFRFNSITLQRHHFRIQRQVMSRILSLGASSLLNNVTFIIVQICMNNALVSWGTQSPYGSDIPLSVMGIVMKVNQILIAVLIGISIGAQPILGFNYGAGNMGRVRRTYGLSVWTATVVCVLGWSVFQLWPDQVMELFGRGSDLYFQFARRCFRVYLFTMPIVGYQIVSGLYFQATGRPGRSIVLTLVQRILFMVPAILLLPLAWGFDGLLYTMPVADLAATAATTLMIVPELRRLRQLENSRPSE; this is encoded by the coding sequence ATGGCGCGAAACGATCTGTCTCGGCTGGGAACTGCCCCGCTGGGAAAGCTCTTGCGGGAGTTTGGCGCGCCGGCGGTGGTGTCGCTGGTCGTCAACTCGGTTTACAACATTGTGGATCAGATTTTTATCGGCTGGGGAGTGGGGTATCTGGGCAACGCGGCGACCAACGTGTCGTTCCCGTTGGTCGCAATTACCATGGCCTTGGCGCTTTTGTTGGGCAACGGGAGCTGCTCCAACTTCAGCCTGTCGCTGGGGCGGCGCCAGCCGGAAGAGGCGGCCTTTTTCGTGGGCAACTCGCTGGCGGTTGAAAGCGTCCTCGGCTCGGTCTTAGCAGTCTTTTCATGGGTCTTTCTCACGCCGATGCTGAAGCTGTTCGGCGCGACGCCGACGGTTCTTCCTTACGCTCAAAGCTACGGCGCCATCTGCCTCATCGGCACGCCGTTCGTCATGGTTACCCTCGGGCTGGTCAACCTCATTCGGGCCGACGGCAGCCCCCGCTGGGCCATGTGGTCGTCTCTGACCGGCGCGCTGCTGAACGTGGCGTTAGACCCGATTTTCATCTTTGACTGGGGGCTCGGCATGGGAGTGGCCGGCGCCGCGGCCGCTACGGTCATCAGCCAGATGGTCTCGTTTTTCATGACCGTGGCGTACGCGTTTCGGTTCAACTCGATCACCCTGCAGCGGCACCACTTCAGGATTCAGCGGCAGGTGATGAGTCGAATTTTGTCCTTGGGCGCGTCCAGCCTGCTGAACAACGTCACCTTCATTATCGTCCAAATCTGCATGAACAACGCGTTGGTCAGCTGGGGAACTCAGTCACCCTACGGCTCGGATATCCCGCTGTCGGTCATGGGCATCGTGATGAAGGTCAATCAGATCCTCATCGCCGTTTTGATCGGTATCAGCATTGGCGCTCAGCCGATCTTGGGGTTCAACTACGGGGCCGGGAACATGGGCCGGGTTCGCCGAACCTACGGCCTGTCAGTTTGGACTGCCACAGTCGTCTGCGTCCTCGGCTGGAGCGTCTTCCAGCTTTGGCCCGATCAGGTGATGGAACTTTTCGGCCGGGGGAGCGACCTGTACTTCCAGTTCGCCCGCCGGTGCTTCCGGGTGTACCTGTTCACCATGCCGATCGTGGGCTATCAGATCGTCTCGGGTCTCTATTTTCAGGCGACCGGACGGCCCGGTCGGTCGATCGTGCTCACGCTGGTTCAGCGGATTCTGTTCATGGTGCCGGCAATTCTGCTGCTGCCTCTGGCTTGGGGGTTTGACGGGCTCCTGTACACCATGCCGGTGGCCGACCTGGCGGCCACGGCGGCCACGACGCTGATGATCGTCCCCGAGCTCCGGCGGCTCAGACAGCTGGAAAACTCGCGCCCGTCCGAATAG
- a CDS encoding DUF4198 domain-containing protein, which translates to MKLHSVTCAALCGLSLLAAPAMAHHLWLRAVPSEKGITANMIYGHHFPNPEDIPAPRLSIFDDVKLFDASGEKAFKRSETPNYEHKLDSAAPAGGSIVAVVYKPTIWSNGPDGWAMKGKAEYPTATYTEQSTMGAKTILVNGDGDMAFTMQPIGHKLEIVPMADIRTLEIGKPFPIKVLLDGKGLKTAEIKARFGGFSEDDSDEAYYGRTDLKGEGHIIALRPGFWAIETQAVVKGAEGEPIDEYIYKATLTFEVPEK; encoded by the coding sequence ATGAAACTGCATAGCGTTACCTGCGCGGCTCTGTGTGGCTTGTCTCTGCTTGCGGCTCCGGCCATGGCTCACCACCTGTGGCTTCGGGCCGTTCCGAGTGAGAAGGGAATCACGGCGAACATGATCTACGGCCACCACTTCCCGAACCCGGAAGATATCCCCGCGCCTCGGCTGTCGATCTTTGACGACGTCAAACTGTTCGACGCCTCGGGCGAGAAGGCCTTCAAGCGCTCTGAGACGCCCAACTACGAGCACAAGCTCGACTCGGCAGCGCCTGCCGGCGGCTCGATCGTGGCAGTAGTTTACAAGCCGACGATCTGGTCCAACGGTCCTGACGGCTGGGCGATGAAGGGCAAAGCCGAGTACCCAACTGCCACCTATACCGAACAGTCCACGATGGGTGCAAAGACCATCCTGGTCAACGGCGACGGCGACATGGCATTCACGATGCAGCCGATCGGTCACAAGCTGGAAATCGTCCCCATGGCTGATATCCGCACGCTTGAAATCGGCAAACCGTTCCCGATCAAGGTCCTTCTGGACGGGAAGGGACTCAAGACTGCCGAGATCAAAGCCCGTTTTGGCGGCTTCTCCGAAGACGACAGCGACGAAGCGTACTACGGCCGAACGGATCTGAAGGGCGAAGGCCACATCATCGCCCTGCGCCCCGGCTTCTGGGCCATCGAGACCCAAGCGGTTGTGAAGGGTGCTGAAGGCGAACCGATTGACGAATACATCTACAAAGCGACCCTCACCTTTGAAGTCCCAGAAAAATAA
- a CDS encoding P-II family nitrogen regulator, producing MELLVIIVERGKADTVVQAANAAGAFGATTLYGRGAPSSEIRKFLSFSIESSKELIFMLITPQNSDAIIKAVTEAGQLNSPGRGIAFTVPVNQVVGLSRITAPQN from the coding sequence ATGGAACTTTTAGTCATCATCGTTGAACGGGGCAAGGCCGACACGGTCGTCCAGGCCGCCAACGCCGCCGGAGCCTTCGGCGCCACCACGCTTTACGGACGCGGCGCGCCCTCGTCGGAGATACGAAAATTTCTCAGCTTCTCCATCGAGTCGTCGAAAGAGCTGATCTTCATGCTGATTACCCCGCAGAACAGCGACGCCATCATCAAGGCGGTCACGGAAGCCGGACAGCTCAATTCTCCCGGCCGAGGCATCGCGTTCACCGTGCCGGTAAATCAGGTCGTCGGCCTGAGCCGAATCACAGCGCCACAAAACTGA
- a CDS encoding DUF4198 domain-containing protein, with translation MKRFAGFAAAAALVLCAVPAMAHFQMIYTPTSVLEKGATIPVRLVFTHPFEAGHTMDMGVQEFFVVHKEKKTDLKGDLKPIKWTSLTNQGDAFAADAKCRSMGDYVFGLVPTPYYEPSEDLWMQQCTKMIVNVGGTPTDWDALVGLPVEILPLAKPYGLWKGNVFVGVVTADGKPVPNAEIEVEYLNHAPDLKKNCFVKKAAIEDAKEVFFTQTIKADANGTFVYALPKAGWWGFAALEAATVQVDGHDVEQDAVLWVEVTDLK, from the coding sequence ATGAAGAGATTTGCCGGCTTTGCCGCCGCTGCTGCGCTCGTCCTCTGCGCCGTCCCTGCGATGGCTCACTTCCAGATGATCTATACCCCGACCAGCGTCCTTGAAAAGGGCGCGACGATTCCCGTTCGACTGGTGTTCACCCACCCCTTCGAGGCCGGACACACGATGGACATGGGCGTTCAGGAGTTCTTTGTGGTGCACAAAGAGAAAAAGACCGACCTGAAGGGCGACCTGAAGCCCATCAAGTGGACCAGCCTGACCAATCAGGGTGACGCTTTCGCGGCCGACGCCAAGTGCCGCTCTATGGGCGACTACGTCTTTGGCCTCGTGCCGACCCCGTACTATGAGCCCAGCGAAGACCTGTGGATGCAGCAGTGCACCAAGATGATCGTCAACGTCGGCGGCACGCCTACCGATTGGGACGCGCTGGTCGGCCTGCCGGTCGAGATTCTCCCGCTTGCCAAGCCCTACGGCCTGTGGAAGGGCAACGTCTTTGTCGGCGTTGTCACCGCCGACGGCAAACCCGTTCCGAACGCCGAAATCGAAGTAGAGTACCTGAACCACGCTCCTGATCTGAAAAAGAACTGCTTCGTCAAGAAGGCTGCCATCGAGGACGCCAAGGAAGTTTTCTTCACCCAGACCATCAAGGCCGACGCGAACGGCACGTTCGTCTACGCTTTGCCCAAGGCCGGCTGGTGGGGATTCGCGGCGCTCGAAGCGGCGACCGTCCAGGTTGACGGCCACGACGTCGAACAGGATGCAGTACTTTGGGTCGAGGTCACTGACCTGAAGTAA
- the iadA gene encoding beta-aspartyl-peptidase: MKRSDAPAPLLIKNADLYDPAPQGITSLLILGGRIAQICPDLDERSIRSVLPDLVVMDVSGARTLPGLIDGHNHFAGAGGEGGFQFRTPPAQLTDFTRSGITTAVGLLGTDGYNRSLEDLLAKSRALDAEGLSTWIFTGSYQLPGPNLCGSTARDICLIDKVIGCKIALSDHRSSHPSAEALRSLVSSVRVSAMLAGKRGVVCVHMGSEETGLEPLREALRGTDVPKTQFLPTHVGRCEDLTRDAVRWVREGGAADITASDEAASRFGQFVAAGADVSRVTLTSDGNGSMPVFNEEKELVGMGVGSPSSILKTIGDIVTGGVADLTTAVSLATKNPAALLGLPGKGSLKPGFDADCLVLNDDWTVRSVVARGVPAVWDGKILVKGTYER; the protein is encoded by the coding sequence GTGAAACGCAGCGACGCCCCAGCCCCTCTGCTGATAAAGAACGCCGACCTGTACGACCCGGCCCCTCAAGGGATCACGAGCCTGTTGATTTTAGGCGGGCGCATTGCCCAAATCTGCCCGGACTTGGACGAGCGGTCCATTCGGTCGGTCCTGCCCGATCTGGTCGTCATGGACGTATCAGGCGCGCGGACCCTTCCGGGGCTGATTGACGGGCATAACCACTTTGCCGGCGCCGGCGGCGAGGGCGGTTTTCAGTTCCGCACGCCGCCGGCCCAGCTGACCGACTTCACCCGGTCGGGCATCACGACCGCCGTCGGGCTTCTTGGAACGGACGGATACAACCGAAGCCTCGAAGACCTGCTGGCGAAAAGCCGGGCGCTGGACGCCGAAGGGCTTTCGACGTGGATATTCACCGGCTCGTATCAGCTGCCCGGGCCGAACCTGTGCGGCTCGACGGCTCGGGACATCTGTCTCATCGACAAGGTCATCGGCTGCAAAATCGCCCTGTCGGACCACCGATCGTCCCACCCGTCGGCCGAAGCGCTGCGGAGCCTCGTCTCGTCGGTCCGAGTCTCCGCCATGCTGGCGGGCAAGCGCGGCGTCGTCTGCGTCCACATGGGCAGCGAGGAAACCGGCCTTGAGCCGCTGCGAGAGGCGCTGCGAGGCACCGACGTGCCGAAAACCCAATTTTTGCCCACCCACGTGGGCCGATGCGAGGACCTGACCCGCGACGCGGTCCGCTGGGTGCGCGAAGGCGGCGCCGCGGACATCACCGCCTCAGACGAGGCCGCGTCCCGATTCGGCCAGTTCGTCGCCGCCGGAGCTGACGTCAGCCGAGTGACGCTGACGTCCGACGGCAACGGCTCCATGCCGGTCTTCAACGAGGAGAAAGAGCTCGTCGGCATGGGCGTCGGCAGCCCGTCGTCCATTTTAAAGACCATCGGGGACATCGTCACAGGCGGCGTCGCTGACCTGACGACCGCCGTCTCGCTGGCGACGAAAAACCCGGCGGCCCTGCTCGGCCTGCCCGGCAAGGGAAGCCTAAAACCGGGCTTTGACGCCGACTGCCTCGTCCTGAACGACGACTGGACGGTTCGATCGGTGGTCGCCCGAGGCGTTCCTGCGGTTTGGGACGGAAAAATCCTCGTCAAGGGAACGTACGAGCGCTGA
- a CDS encoding DUF1538 domain-containing protein: MKTLSFLQPLAQTAKSVLPLVAVLLVIQVVVLKKPLADVKSFLIGLAYTVVGLHFFLVGANLCLLPLGDTVGRNLYVLNHRWLIVLVGVVLGYFGTLVEPALRTLALQVEELSVGVISRRLLINGVAIGFGLGMGLGLWRLMSGVSYIKVLLPLLATVGLFACITPQPFAAVALDAASATTGPVNIPVNMAIALGLAGSIAGVDPLLAGFGLVGLTSLGSMIATMVLSIAARL, translated from the coding sequence GTGAAGACCCTGTCATTTCTTCAGCCGCTGGCCCAGACGGCCAAGAGCGTTCTCCCTCTGGTTGCCGTCCTTCTCGTCATTCAAGTCGTGGTGCTCAAGAAGCCCTTGGCCGACGTGAAAAGCTTTCTCATCGGCTTGGCCTACACGGTCGTCGGGCTTCACTTTTTCCTCGTCGGCGCGAACCTGTGCCTGCTCCCGCTGGGCGACACGGTGGGACGGAACCTGTACGTCCTGAATCACCGGTGGCTCATCGTCCTCGTCGGCGTCGTGCTGGGCTACTTCGGCACGCTGGTCGAGCCGGCCCTGCGGACTCTGGCACTGCAGGTGGAAGAGCTCTCGGTCGGCGTCATCTCCCGCCGGCTCCTGATCAACGGTGTGGCGATCGGCTTCGGCCTAGGCATGGGGCTCGGGCTGTGGCGGCTGATGAGCGGCGTTTCCTACATCAAGGTGCTGCTGCCGCTCCTTGCGACCGTTGGCCTCTTCGCCTGCATCACCCCTCAGCCGTTCGCCGCCGTGGCGCTTGACGCGGCCAGCGCCACCACCGGGCCGGTGAACATACCGGTGAACATGGCCATCGCCCTCGGCCTGGCAGGCTCCATCGCGGGGGTCGACCCCCTGCTCGCCGGCTTTGGGCTGGTAGGGCTGACGTCGCTCGGCTCAATGATCGCCACAATGGTCCTTTCCATCGCAGCTCGGCTGTGA
- a CDS encoding ferrous iron transport protein A, which yields MTLDEIRPGNVVRIRRSNAAGVVGQRLMDMGFFRGAVVEVLRNAPLVDPVEFVLDGAHVSLRHEEARLLEVVS from the coding sequence ATGACACTCGACGAGATTCGGCCGGGCAACGTGGTGCGCATACGCCGTTCCAACGCGGCTGGCGTCGTGGGCCAGCGGCTGATGGACATGGGATTCTTTCGGGGGGCGGTAGTCGAAGTTCTGCGCAACGCGCCGTTGGTCGACCCGGTGGAATTTGTCCTTGACGGGGCGCACGTGTCGCTTCGCCATGAGGAGGCCCGACTGCTGGAGGTGGTGTCTTGA